A stretch of Methylogaea oryzae DNA encodes these proteins:
- the rplK gene encoding 50S ribosomal protein L11: MAKKIQAYVKLQVKAGEANPSPPVGPALGQQGANIMEFCKQFNAATQNIEKGMPIPVVITVYTDKSFTFITKTPPASVLLKKITGIPKGSSTPHSNKVGTATRAQLEEVAKMKQPDLTAADLEAAVRTIAGSARSMGLNVEGL, encoded by the coding sequence ATGGCAAAAAAAATCCAAGCTTACGTCAAGCTTCAGGTGAAAGCCGGTGAAGCGAATCCGAGTCCGCCGGTAGGTCCGGCGCTGGGTCAGCAAGGCGCCAACATCATGGAATTCTGCAAGCAGTTCAATGCTGCTACGCAGAATATCGAGAAGGGCATGCCCATCCCCGTGGTGATTACGGTATACACCGACAAAAGCTTCACCTTTATCACGAAGACGCCGCCGGCCAGCGTGTTGCTGAAGAAAATAACCGGCATTCCGAAAGGCAGCTCCACCCCTCACAGCAACAAGGTCGGCACCGCGACCCGGGCTCAGTTGGAAGAGGTTGCGAAAATGAAGCAGCCGGATTTGACCGCAGCCGATTTGGAAGCCGCCGTTCGCACTATCGCCGGCAGCGCTCGCAGCATGGGCTTGAACGTGGAGGGGCTGTAA
- the lolB gene encoding lipoprotein insertase outer membrane protein LolB, producing the protein MRSAAVFRIRRWALSRSFILAALLVGLSGCSWLWQPDAVMPGGAERERLRAVSGWVMEGRIAVRTPEDAWSANLEWRHGASEDRMDLNGPFAQRAATIRYSKNFISFESADGDRAESGDPEALLRERLGFAVPLEALRHWVLALPAPDQAFTPRRSSGGADVSADFDQAGWSLRYDGFMQEGQWTAPRKMVIQGRGVVLKLIVDRWRFDG; encoded by the coding sequence ATGCGTTCGGCCGCCGTTTTTCGAATCCGGCGGTGGGCGCTGTCGCGCTCATTCATTCTGGCGGCGCTGCTGGTTGGGCTGTCCGGTTGTTCGTGGCTATGGCAGCCTGACGCCGTTATGCCTGGCGGCGCCGAGCGGGAGCGGCTTCGTGCGGTGTCGGGGTGGGTCATGGAGGGGCGTATCGCGGTGCGTACGCCGGAAGACGCCTGGAGCGCCAATTTGGAGTGGCGGCACGGGGCGTCCGAGGATCGCATGGATTTGAATGGCCCCTTCGCGCAGCGCGCGGCCACTATCCGCTACAGTAAAAATTTCATTTCTTTCGAGTCCGCTGACGGCGATAGGGCCGAGTCGGGCGACCCTGAAGCTTTGTTGCGCGAACGTTTGGGGTTCGCCGTGCCGTTGGAGGCGCTGCGCCACTGGGTATTGGCCCTGCCCGCGCCGGATCAGGCGTTTACTCCTCGACGTTCTTCCGGGGGCGCGGACGTCTCCGCCGATTTCGATCAGGCCGGCTGGTCCTTGCGTTACGACGGCTTTATGCAGGAGGGGCAATGGACGGCGCCGCGAAAAATGGTCATCCAGGGGCGTGGCGTGGTGTTGAAACTGATTGTTGATCGTTGGAGGTTTGACGGGTGA
- the rplJ gene encoding 50S ribosomal protein L10 produces MALKLDDKKAVVAEVSEVAAKAYSAVAAEYSGLTVEQLTNLRKNARKSGVYLRVIKNTLARRAVEGTEFECMREGLVGPLIIAFSMEDPGAAARVVSEFTKEKGNEKLVVKLVAFGGRLYGAGDLDRLASMPTRDQAISMLMGTMKAPIEKFVRTLVAPHTKMVRTIAAIKDAKAA; encoded by the coding sequence GTGGCTCTGAAACTAGATGACAAAAAAGCTGTCGTCGCAGAGGTCTCAGAGGTTGCCGCTAAAGCCTATTCTGCCGTCGCTGCCGAATACAGCGGTTTGACGGTAGAGCAGCTGACCAATCTTCGTAAAAACGCGCGTAAATCGGGCGTCTATCTTCGGGTGATTAAAAACACCTTGGCTCGTAGAGCCGTCGAAGGTACCGAGTTCGAGTGCATGCGTGAAGGTTTGGTCGGACCGCTGATTATTGCATTCTCCATGGAGGATCCGGGCGCCGCAGCACGCGTTGTGTCCGAATTCACCAAGGAAAAGGGCAATGAAAAGTTGGTGGTCAAGCTGGTGGCATTTGGCGGAAGGCTGTACGGCGCAGGCGATTTGGATCGTCTGGCTAGCATGCCGACCCGAGACCAAGCGATCAGCATGCTCATGGGCACGATGAAGGCGCCCATCGAGAAATTCGTGCGCACGTTGGTGGCGCCGCATACCAAGATGGTTCGCACCATCGCGGCGATCAAAGACGCAAAAGCAGCATAA
- a CDS encoding ribose-phosphate diphosphokinase codes for MDASFMVFTGNANRPLAEGVVQKLNMRLGMSTIGRFSDDELFVEIEENVRGREVFVIQPTCAPANEHLMELLVMTDALRRSSAASVTAVIPYFGYARQDRRTRSSRVPITAKLVANMIDCAGVDRALTVDLHADQIQGFFDIPVDNVYASPILLGDIWRQQYQDLIVVSPDVGGVVRARALAKRLDDADLAIIDKRRPRPNEAKVMNIIGDVEGRTCLLVDDLVDTAGTLCKAAKALKEHGALKVVAYCTHPVLSGAALENVGNSMLDELVVTDTIPLRAEAAACPKIRQLSVAEMLAETIRRIAFGESVSSMYVD; via the coding sequence ATGGACGCGTCGTTCATGGTGTTTACCGGTAACGCCAATCGACCCTTGGCGGAAGGTGTGGTCCAGAAGCTGAATATGCGTCTGGGGATGTCCACCATCGGCCGTTTCAGCGACGACGAGCTGTTCGTTGAGATCGAGGAGAATGTGCGCGGTCGCGAGGTTTTCGTGATCCAGCCCACTTGTGCGCCCGCCAATGAGCACCTGATGGAGTTATTGGTGATGACTGACGCGTTGCGCCGCTCTTCGGCTGCTAGCGTCACGGCGGTAATTCCTTACTTCGGTTACGCTCGGCAGGACCGTCGCACCCGTTCTTCGCGGGTGCCGATTACGGCAAAGCTGGTCGCCAACATGATTGATTGCGCCGGGGTTGATCGTGCGTTGACCGTGGATTTGCATGCTGACCAGATTCAAGGGTTTTTTGATATCCCGGTCGATAACGTGTACGCCTCGCCTATTCTCTTGGGCGACATTTGGCGTCAGCAGTACCAGGACTTGATTGTGGTGTCGCCCGACGTCGGTGGCGTGGTTCGCGCTAGGGCGTTGGCGAAGCGCTTGGATGATGCCGATTTGGCGATTATCGACAAGCGCCGTCCGCGTCCCAACGAAGCTAAGGTGATGAACATCATCGGCGATGTCGAGGGGCGGACCTGCTTGTTGGTGGACGATTTGGTGGATACCGCCGGTACTTTGTGCAAAGCCGCGAAGGCGTTGAAGGAGCATGGGGCTCTGAAGGTTGTGGCCTATTGTACCCATCCGGTGTTGTCCGGCGCGGCTTTGGAAAATGTGGGTAACTCCATGCTGGACGAGTTGGTCGTGACCGACACCATACCGTTACGGGCCGAGGCGGCGGCCTGTCCGAAAATCCGCCAGTTGAGCGTGGCGGAGATGTTGGCGGAAACCATTCGGCGTATTGCCTTTGGTGAATCCGTCAGCTCCATGTACGTGGATTGA
- the secE gene encoding preprotein translocase subunit SecE, whose protein sequence is MTAQAQSETQSTALDTIKSVLAVLAIVAGIAGFYYFSEYGQLYRVLGVLGAVVVSSLFGFSTAHGRSFLVYARDSRIELSRVVWPTRRETMQATLLVVAMVFVVGMLLWLLDMFLLWGVQLLTGQGG, encoded by the coding sequence ATGACGGCGCAAGCGCAGTCTGAAACGCAGTCCACAGCATTGGATACCATTAAATCTGTTCTTGCTGTTTTGGCTATCGTTGCCGGTATAGCGGGATTTTATTATTTCTCCGAATACGGTCAGCTCTATCGTGTGCTGGGTGTTCTCGGTGCGGTAGTAGTCTCGTCGCTGTTCGGCTTTTCGACGGCTCACGGGCGCAGTTTTTTGGTGTACGCTCGCGATTCTCGCATCGAGTTGTCGAGAGTGGTATGGCCGACTCGTCGCGAAACCATGCAGGCCACCTTGTTGGTCGTTGCCATGGTGTTCGTGGTAGGTATGCTGTTGTGGTTGCTGGATATGTTCTTGCTGTGGGGGGTGCAATTGCTCACCGGGCAAGGGGGTTGA
- the tuf gene encoding elongation factor Tu, with amino-acid sequence MAKEKFERKKPHVNVGTIGHVDHGKTTLTAALTKCMAELHGGEFKAYDQIDNAPEERARGITIATAHVEYESPNRHYAHVDCPGHADYVKNMITGAAQMDGAILVCSAADGPMPQTREHILLARQVGVPYIVVFLNKADMVDDAELIELVEMEVRDLLSKYDFPGDDTPIIVGSALKALEGDQSDIGVPAVKKLVEAMDSYIPEPERPIDRPFLMPIEDVFSISGRGTVVTGRVERGIVKVGEEVEIVGLKDTVKTTCTGVEMFRKLLDQGQAGDNVGVLLRGTKREDVERGQVLAKPGSIKPHTHFEAEIYVLSKDEGGRHTPFFNGYRPQFYFRTTDVTGAIDLPEGVEMVMPGDNVKVTVKLIAPIAMEDGLRFAVREGGRTVGAGVVSKIIE; translated from the coding sequence ATGGCTAAAGAAAAATTCGAGCGCAAGAAGCCGCACGTAAACGTGGGCACGATTGGTCACGTTGACCATGGCAAGACGACGCTGACGGCGGCGCTGACGAAGTGCATGGCGGAATTGCACGGCGGCGAGTTCAAAGCCTACGACCAGATCGACAACGCTCCGGAAGAGCGCGCACGCGGCATCACGATCGCCACGGCGCACGTGGAGTACGAGTCCCCGAACCGCCACTACGCGCACGTGGACTGCCCGGGCCACGCCGACTACGTGAAGAACATGATCACCGGCGCCGCACAGATGGACGGTGCGATCCTGGTTTGCTCCGCCGCCGACGGCCCCATGCCGCAGACCCGCGAGCACATCCTGTTGGCTCGTCAGGTAGGCGTGCCCTACATCGTTGTCTTCCTGAACAAGGCCGACATGGTTGACGACGCCGAGCTGATCGAGCTGGTGGAAATGGAAGTGCGCGACTTGTTGAGCAAGTACGACTTCCCCGGCGACGACACCCCCATCATCGTGGGCTCCGCCCTGAAGGCGCTGGAAGGCGACCAGAGCGACATCGGCGTGCCGGCGGTCAAGAAGCTGGTAGAAGCCATGGACAGCTACATCCCGGAACCGGAGCGTCCCATCGACCGCCCGTTCCTGATGCCGATCGAAGACGTATTCTCCATCTCTGGCCGCGGCACCGTGGTGACCGGCCGTGTCGAACGCGGCATCGTCAAAGTAGGCGAAGAAGTGGAAATCGTCGGTCTGAAAGACACCGTCAAGACCACCTGCACCGGCGTAGAAATGTTCCGCAAGCTGCTGGACCAAGGTCAAGCGGGTGACAACGTCGGCGTACTGCTGCGCGGCACCAAGCGCGAAGACGTGGAACGCGGCCAAGTGCTGGCAAAGCCGGGCTCGATCAAGCCGCACACCCACTTCGAAGCGGAAATCTACGTCCTGTCGAAGGATGAAGGCGGCCGTCACACGCCGTTCTTCAACGGCTACCGCCCGCAGTTTTACTTCCGTACCACCGACGTGACCGGAGCCATCGACCTGCCGGAAGGCGTGGAAATGGTAATGCCGGGCGACAACGTCAAAGTGACGGTTAAGCTCATCGCCCCGATCGCGATGGAAGACGGTTTGCGTTTCGCAGTGCGCGAAGGCGGCCGTACCGTCGGCGCCGGTGTGGTTTCTAAGATCATCGAATAA
- the ispE gene encoding 4-(cytidine 5'-diphospho)-2-C-methyl-D-erythritol kinase: MSVVGGNGAAWPAPGKLNLMLRIVGQRPDGYHLLQTVFQFIDLCDWLSFDVNDHGAVALANPLPGVPAEEDLTVRAARLLQAETGCGKGVTISVDKRLPMGGGLGGGSSDAATTLVALNHLWGLGLDAGRLQALGLGLGADVPVFVNGVAAWAEGVGEVLTPMNLPEPWFVVMAPDCHVATGKVFSAPNLTRNRVPIKIEDFPALWQGNDCLEIVSQMYPPVKAALDELGAFSEGAKLTGTGACVFAAFGSESVAEEAARALRGRWRLWVTKGLNRSPLLARLSERQGLEV, from the coding sequence GTGAGCGTCGTGGGCGGAAACGGGGCGGCATGGCCTGCGCCGGGCAAATTGAATTTGATGTTGCGCATCGTTGGACAAAGACCTGACGGCTACCACTTGCTGCAGACGGTTTTTCAGTTCATCGATTTGTGTGATTGGTTGTCGTTCGACGTAAACGACCATGGCGCGGTAGCGTTGGCTAATCCGCTGCCGGGCGTGCCGGCCGAAGAGGATTTGACCGTGCGGGCGGCGCGTCTGTTGCAGGCGGAAACCGGTTGCGGCAAGGGGGTGACGATTTCCGTCGACAAGCGTTTGCCTATGGGGGGTGGTTTGGGGGGCGGAAGCTCCGACGCCGCCACGACATTGGTTGCGCTGAACCATCTTTGGGGGCTTGGCTTGGATGCGGGGCGCTTGCAGGCCTTGGGATTGGGGTTGGGGGCGGACGTTCCGGTTTTTGTTAATGGGGTGGCCGCGTGGGCGGAAGGTGTCGGCGAGGTTTTGACCCCTATGAACCTGCCCGAGCCGTGGTTTGTGGTGATGGCGCCGGATTGCCATGTGGCCACCGGTAAAGTATTTTCTGCGCCGAATTTGACACGTAATCGTGTTCCCATCAAAATAGAGGACTTTCCAGCGCTTTGGCAAGGTAACGACTGCCTGGAAATCGTTTCCCAGATGTATCCGCCGGTTAAGGCTGCGCTGGATGAGCTGGGGGCGTTTTCGGAGGGCGCCAAGCTGACCGGGACCGGGGCATGCGTATTTGCGGCCTTCGGGAGCGAGTCAGTCGCCGAGGAGGCGGCTCGCGCGTTGCGCGGCCGGTGGCGCTTGTGGGTTACAAAAGGGCTTAATCGCTCGCCTTTGTTGGCTCGGCTGAGCGAGAGACAGGGGCTGGAAGTTTAG
- the rplA gene encoding 50S ribosomal protein L1: protein MAKLSKRQKAIAAKVELGRQYAAGDAFALLKEVSSVKFVESVEVAVNLGIDPRKSDQAVRGATVLPNGTGKSVRVAVFAQGAAADAAKEAGADVVGMDDLAASMKGGDLNYDVVIASPDAMRVVGQLGQVLGPRGLMPNPKVGTVSPDVAGAVRNAKAGQVRYRADKKGIIHCIIGKVSFEPQALTQNLESLLADLKKLKPATSKGVYLKKITVSTTMGPGLVVELSSLSA from the coding sequence ATGGCGAAGTTGAGCAAGCGTCAGAAAGCTATCGCGGCCAAGGTTGAACTGGGCCGTCAGTATGCCGCCGGGGATGCCTTTGCGCTGTTGAAGGAAGTCTCCAGCGTCAAGTTTGTCGAGTCGGTGGAAGTCGCCGTGAATCTCGGTATCGATCCTCGCAAGTCGGACCAGGCCGTGCGTGGCGCCACCGTGCTGCCCAACGGCACCGGCAAGAGCGTTCGCGTAGCCGTATTCGCCCAGGGTGCGGCGGCCGATGCGGCTAAAGAAGCCGGCGCCGATGTAGTTGGCATGGACGATCTGGCCGCTAGCATGAAAGGCGGCGACCTGAATTATGACGTGGTTATCGCATCTCCCGACGCGATGCGCGTAGTCGGGCAGCTCGGCCAGGTTCTGGGCCCGCGCGGCCTCATGCCCAACCCGAAAGTTGGCACGGTTAGCCCCGATGTCGCCGGCGCCGTGCGCAATGCGAAGGCGGGTCAGGTACGCTATCGCGCCGACAAAAAAGGCATCATCCATTGCATTATCGGCAAGGTAAGCTTCGAGCCTCAGGCTCTGACGCAGAACCTGGAGTCGTTGCTGGCGGATTTGAAGAAATTGAAACCGGCGACTTCTAAAGGTGTTTACCTGAAGAAAATCACCGTTTCGACCACGATGGGGCCTGGCCTCGTAGTGGAATTGTCCAGTCTTTCGGCTTAA
- a CDS encoding 50S ribosomal protein L25/general stress protein Ctc has product MTSSFVFEAENRSGRGKGDARRLRRTNRVPAVIYGGHADPLHVSLDHNKVLKHLENDAVYSHILTVRVDGKEETAILKAMQRHPAKPMVTHIDFQRVSASDRVHVRVPLHFINESTSVGVKKGGVVTHSMVDVEVVCLPHQLPEAIEVDLAKVGLGEIVHLSDLKVPGGVQIVALTHGAEHDHPVVVIQHTPGSESESA; this is encoded by the coding sequence ATGACCAGCAGTTTTGTGTTCGAAGCGGAAAACCGTTCGGGGCGGGGTAAAGGCGATGCGCGTCGCCTGCGTCGGACCAACAGGGTTCCGGCTGTGATTTACGGTGGTCATGCGGATCCGCTGCATGTATCGCTGGATCACAACAAGGTTTTGAAGCATCTCGAGAATGATGCGGTTTATTCGCACATTTTGACCGTGCGAGTGGATGGTAAGGAAGAGACCGCTATTTTGAAGGCGATGCAGCGCCATCCCGCCAAGCCGATGGTGACGCATATCGATTTCCAGCGCGTGAGCGCGAGCGATAGGGTGCACGTGCGTGTTCCGTTGCATTTCATTAACGAAAGCACCTCGGTGGGCGTTAAGAAGGGCGGCGTGGTTACCCATAGCATGGTGGACGTGGAAGTCGTCTGTCTGCCGCACCAGTTGCCGGAGGCGATTGAGGTGGACTTGGCCAAGGTTGGGCTGGGCGAAATCGTTCATTTGTCGGATTTGAAAGTTCCGGGTGGCGTGCAGATCGTGGCTTTGACTCACGGGGCTGAGCATGATCATCCTGTGGTGGTGATTCAGCATACGCCGGGATCGGAGTCCGAATCGGCCTGA
- a CDS encoding tetratricopeptide repeat protein, producing the protein MLTRIVVYLLALVGLAVLSVGCATALKGGLQPDERIGSPMSSEEARRADTMYQLLAGEVAGQKGQFGEALESYMKAARDSSDARLAERATQIALYAKQTDKALDAANLWLERDPENLAARKIVAMLLLKSGRQDEALNQLGVILQRADADAENTLVELVRLIGQELSKADAMRLMEQLAERFPQRAEVHYAYSLLAMEQGEVALARREVDKALRLHPDWGRGRILQAQLAARAGDGASAKAILEQALKVEPGSTHLRLVLAEQLMREENPKAAEQQFRRILRQEPDHEDAAFGLSMALLQQHRDDAARKTLMRLAEGSRWSAQAAYYLGLLESRRKQYEAALDWFEQVSGGALALEAQTNAVSSLVALNRGGEAVEKLRHLRKQFPQEALRFYLMEAELLTRDNDYAAAFDVLTEALQAMPQRPELLYTRSLVAERLDRLEVLEQDLNEILKQNPDDANALNALGYTLADKTNRYSEAQRLLARAVELKPEDPAILDSYGWLQYRLGNYDVAVDYLRRAYARNPDVEIAAHLGEVLWIAGERAEAKSVWRKAAKRAPDNEYIRRVMEQFKEAFE; encoded by the coding sequence GTGTTGACTCGCATCGTTGTGTACTTGCTGGCGCTGGTTGGCTTGGCGGTTTTGTCCGTCGGGTGCGCTACCGCGCTCAAGGGCGGCTTGCAGCCGGATGAACGGATCGGTAGTCCCATGTCGAGCGAGGAGGCGCGACGGGCCGATACGATGTACCAGTTGTTGGCGGGGGAAGTGGCGGGCCAGAAAGGGCAGTTTGGCGAGGCGCTGGAGTCTTATATGAAGGCCGCGCGGGACTCGTCCGACGCGCGTTTGGCCGAGCGGGCCACCCAGATTGCCTTGTACGCCAAGCAGACCGACAAGGCGCTGGATGCGGCCAATTTGTGGCTGGAGCGAGACCCGGAGAATTTGGCCGCACGCAAAATCGTCGCCATGTTGTTGCTGAAGAGCGGACGCCAGGACGAGGCTTTGAATCAGCTGGGCGTGATCCTGCAGCGGGCTGATGCGGACGCGGAAAACACCCTGGTGGAATTGGTGCGGTTGATCGGCCAGGAGCTATCCAAGGCGGACGCCATGCGTTTGATGGAGCAATTGGCGGAGCGATTCCCGCAGCGCGCCGAGGTTCATTACGCCTATTCGCTGTTGGCCATGGAGCAGGGCGAAGTGGCGTTGGCGCGGAGAGAGGTGGATAAGGCGCTGCGTTTACATCCGGATTGGGGGCGCGGACGCATATTGCAGGCTCAGTTGGCGGCGCGGGCCGGCGACGGAGCGAGCGCCAAGGCGATTCTGGAGCAGGCGCTGAAGGTTGAGCCGGGCAGCACCCACTTGCGCTTGGTGTTGGCCGAACAGTTGATGCGGGAAGAAAACCCCAAGGCCGCAGAACAGCAGTTCCGGCGCATCCTGCGCCAGGAGCCCGACCACGAGGACGCGGCCTTTGGATTGTCCATGGCGCTTTTGCAGCAGCACCGCGACGACGCCGCCCGCAAGACCTTGATGCGCTTGGCCGAAGGGTCGCGTTGGTCGGCCCAGGCGGCGTATTACCTGGGCCTGCTTGAAAGTCGGCGCAAGCAATACGAGGCTGCCTTGGATTGGTTCGAGCAGGTGAGCGGAGGGGCGCTGGCGCTGGAGGCGCAGACCAATGCGGTGTCGTCTTTGGTTGCGCTGAACCGTGGCGGCGAGGCGGTGGAAAAATTGCGCCATTTGCGCAAGCAGTTTCCTCAGGAGGCGCTGCGCTTCTATCTCATGGAAGCGGAATTGCTGACCCGCGACAACGATTACGCCGCCGCGTTTGACGTGTTGACCGAGGCATTGCAGGCGATGCCGCAGCGGCCGGAGTTGTTGTATACCCGCTCCTTGGTGGCGGAGCGCTTGGATCGCCTGGAGGTGTTGGAGCAGGACTTGAATGAGATTCTCAAGCAGAATCCTGACGATGCGAATGCCCTAAACGCCTTGGGGTATACCTTGGCCGACAAGACTAACCGGTATAGCGAGGCGCAGCGCCTGTTGGCCCGTGCCGTGGAGTTGAAGCCGGAGGATCCGGCTATCCTGGATAGCTACGGCTGGTTGCAGTACCGGCTGGGCAATTATGACGTCGCCGTAGACTATTTGCGCCGCGCTTATGCTCGCAATCCGGATGTGGAAATCGCTGCCCATTTGGGGGAAGTGTTGTGGATAGCTGGGGAGCGGGCGGAGGCTAAATCGGTGTGGCGCAAAGCCGCCAAGCGGGCGCCGGACAACGAGTACATACGGCGGGTGATGGAGCAGTTCAAGGAAGCCTTTGAGTGA
- the nusG gene encoding transcription termination/antitermination protein NusG, producing the protein MALRWYVIQAYSNFENQVKKSLEERIQRAGLEEYFGKVLVPTEEVVEMRSGRQRKSERKFYPGYVLVQMDLNEATWHLVKDVPRVLGFIGGTPDKPAPITDKEADAILSRVEEGAHKPRPKILFEAGEVVRVIEGPFKDFNAVVEDVNYEKSRLKVSVLIFGRATPVELEFGQVEKV; encoded by the coding sequence ATGGCGTTGCGTTGGTACGTCATACAGGCTTACTCCAATTTTGAAAACCAAGTAAAAAAATCTCTAGAAGAGCGAATTCAGCGAGCAGGGCTGGAGGAGTACTTTGGAAAGGTTTTGGTTCCCACCGAGGAAGTGGTGGAGATGCGCTCCGGCAGACAGCGTAAGAGCGAGCGCAAATTCTATCCTGGTTACGTGTTGGTTCAGATGGATCTGAACGAAGCGACCTGGCATTTGGTGAAAGACGTTCCTCGGGTTCTTGGTTTTATCGGGGGAACGCCCGACAAACCCGCTCCAATCACTGACAAAGAAGCGGACGCGATTCTCAGTCGTGTCGAAGAGGGAGCGCACAAGCCGCGGCCAAAAATACTTTTTGAGGCGGGCGAAGTGGTTCGGGTCATCGAAGGCCCCTTCAAGGACTTTAATGCGGTCGTTGAAGACGTCAACTACGAAAAAAGCCGCTTAAAAGTTTCCGTCCTGATTTTCGGGCGTGCCACTCCGGTTGAGTTGGAGTTCGGACAGGTCGAAAAAGTCTAA
- the pth gene encoding aminoacyl-tRNA hydrolase, which yields MGLRLIVGLGNPTTQYAETRHNAGFRFLDLLAAREGLSFVQESAMQGMVAVWRRSGGTVYLLKPMTYMNRSGLSVRALASFYRIDPSDMLVVHDELEFVPGVARLKRGGGHGGHNGLRDITAHLSGDFLRLRLGIGRPVQRERVASYVLERAPLAERQVLDEAIERSLSVLSWVLEGDVQRAMNSLNAI from the coding sequence TTGGGGCTTAGGCTGATCGTCGGATTGGGTAATCCGACTACGCAGTACGCAGAAACCCGGCATAATGCCGGGTTTCGGTTTTTGGATCTGTTAGCGGCTAGGGAAGGGCTGTCGTTCGTGCAAGAGTCCGCTATGCAGGGTATGGTGGCTGTGTGGCGACGGTCCGGCGGCACGGTGTACCTGCTGAAGCCCATGACGTACATGAATCGCAGTGGGCTCTCGGTGAGGGCGCTGGCGTCCTTTTATCGCATTGACCCGAGCGACATGCTGGTGGTCCACGACGAGTTGGAGTTCGTGCCTGGCGTGGCGCGGCTGAAGCGGGGTGGTGGGCACGGCGGTCATAACGGATTGCGAGACATTACGGCTCATCTTTCCGGCGACTTTCTGCGGCTCCGTCTCGGTATCGGGCGGCCCGTTCAGCGCGAAAGAGTCGCGTCGTACGTGTTGGAGCGGGCGCCGCTCGCGGAGCGGCAGGTGTTGGACGAGGCGATTGAGCGCTCGTTGTCGGTGTTGTCGTGGGTGTTGGAAGGCGATGTTCAGCGCGCCATGAATTCGCTGAATGCAATTTAA
- the rplL gene encoding 50S ribosomal protein L7/L12, producing MAISKDEILDAISNMTVLEVVDLISAMEDKFGVTAAAPVAVAAAAAPAAAAAEEQTEFNVVMTSFGEKKVDVIKVVRGITGLGLKEAKDLVEGVPSPVKEGVSKAEAEDIKKQLVEAGAAVEIK from the coding sequence ATGGCTATTTCGAAAGACGAAATTCTGGACGCGATTTCCAACATGACCGTGTTGGAAGTTGTCGACCTGATTTCCGCAATGGAAGACAAGTTCGGCGTTACCGCAGCCGCTCCGGTTGCTGTTGCCGCTGCAGCGGCTCCGGCCGCCGCCGCCGCCGAAGAACAGACCGAATTCAACGTTGTTATGACCAGCTTCGGCGAGAAGAAGGTTGACGTGATCAAGGTTGTTCGCGGCATCACCGGCCTGGGCTTGAAAGAAGCTAAGGACCTGGTAGAAGGCGTTCCCTCCCCGGTTAAGGAAGGCGTCAGCAAGGCAGAAGCAGAAGACATCAAGAAGCAGCTGGTCGAAGCCGGCGCTGCTGTAGAGATCAAATAA